gaaaaagaagatatATCTTGCAGGATATCTATCGTTGTTGGTTCATTCTCTTGATGATCAGCGTCGAAAATTTTCAGTAAACCTTTTTGACTTGCAACAAGTAAATGCTTGAAGTCATCTGTAACTTTGACAATTGTTTGACCTCCACCGGAAAACACCAGTTGATTGACTGGCTCCAATGACATGGCGTGTGATGGGTTGGCACAACTGAGACGTGAGTTTAAGTACGCGTCTGAAAAATAGCCACGATGAGGTGGTGTTCGGGTCCAATAAAAGAAAGCTCATTGGTGATGAGCTTGTGAAATCTTGGATTTATTGCTGTATTCATACGGATATGTATGCTTGTTGTATTAGCGGATCATGCCGAAAAAGCATTCAGTAAACCATTTGAAGAGTACGTACTTCTTGTAATCAGTCTAAGTCCAATTTATTTTGTGATTAAGTAATCATAACACCATCCGACCTACTCGAAAGTTGTAATCTACGATCCGTTAGCCAAATAGAGTGGACCCATTGACCAAGACTGAACTTACAATTCCAATGGCAACGACGTCGAGTGTCAACAttgattctcttcttgCTGACGATCAGTTTAATGATCAACAAGAGAACCAAGATGAGGATTCAGATTTTCCATTTACACAGCACATGACAAAGGACTTATTCGATTATCAAGTTGACCAAGTAGAACAGGAGAATGACGGCAAATTTGATGCTGATCTACTCCTGTACCAAAACTATAGATTTATGATGCTAGAGGACCTTCGTAAGGAGCTTGGTGATCTTCTAGATCAGCTTGACGACCAGCTTGTGGATCTCATAAATAGGGACTACCAGGATTTCATCACGTTAGGACAGTCAGTGGGAGGCACAGTGGAAACGATACAAATGGTCAAGTTTGACGTTACCTCATACAAGAATAGCCTTGCCAGCAACCAAAAGTACATCGATAATGTGATAAATACAGTGAAAAAGCTTAAATCCCAGAAAACTAATCtatccaaattgaaatGGAAGGCCGAAGCGTTGGTTCTCTTACATACTCAGGTGGACATGTTTGAGAAATATATCGCAAAAAAGATCCAAGATGAAGTAGTAACCTTTGAGCAAATCAACAAGCTGACTAGTCTCTATCTGTCCATCACTTCCATCTTGGATTCTATATTGGAAGAGCACAAACCAGAAGACGGACCGATAGTAATTCTAGAAAAGTTAAAGTCACAGGTGAACTCATCTAGATACGAGTATCAAAGCATTATGGATACGTATATCTCTGGCCTAAAGAGtgaaatcaagaaaatgaCCAGTTCTCAACCTCAAGACCCTAAGTCAGTATCAGAACTTCAAGAGCAAGTGATGACGATTTTGACTTTTTATCCTTACACTGGAAACAACAAGCTGTTTTCCGAACCAGATGAATAGAAAATATATAACCATAATCACCGGGGACTATTATTATATGTTAACGAATCTCCTTCTAGTCTCCCTCCCAGCCATCTGCCACCATGTAGCGTCAAGTAGCTCCTTCTAGCGAGAAGagttgatttttttttcaccCGGGTAACCTCATCAAGTGCTCACtaaaaaaatagaaaataaaaaaattcaaTCAGTTCCTAACATTACCTCACAATCACAATGGCAAAAGATCCGTTTTTATCGGATGGTTCCCGTAAGCGTAAGAGAACAAATCCCCCCACTTCCAATGTGAACAGGATATCAAAAACGCAAAACAAAAACCAAACGGAAAGAGCTGATGAAGATATCACCAGTGAGTCTGAGACCGAAAATTTAAGTTCTGATGGAGAAGTGAAGGAAGAGCAATCCAGTgaatctgaagatgaagaagacttTGCAGAGACCGCTGCAGATAAAAGACGTCGTTTGGCCAAGCAATACCTTGAAAACCTGCAAGCTGAACAAGAGAGCTACGAGTTCGATGCTCAAGATCTGGACAACGATATTCTGGCAAGAAGGTTACAGATGGACGTCAACGAAAACAAGGGAACACTATACAAATTCATTGCTGACAAGTTGCTTGTCAGGGATTGCAAACCTACAATCAGTAGAGTTGGTTCTAAAGGAATGACGTGTGTGTCTGCAAGCTATCCGTTCTGTTATACTACATCAAAAGATATGGAGTTGAGCAAGTGGAAAATTGATGACTTTAACAAAAAGCCCCAAAAGGTGAAGTACGTAAAGGGTGGTGTCAAGTATAGAAACTTGAATAAAGAGCAACATTTGAACGGGCATTGTGGTGAGGTCTTGACATGTTCAGCTAGCTCTAACGGGAAGTACGTAGTCACTGGTGGAAGGGATCAAAGACTAATAGTATGGAGTACTGAGGCATTATCCCCGTTAAGGGTTTGGGAAATTAGGAACAGAAACGGTGTGATATTTAGTACCGTATTCAGGAAACAGAGTGATCAATTATATGCTGCATGTGGTGATTTGAAAGTTAGGACTTATGGGGTGGCCCAGATGTCTCAGTTGGAGACCTTATATGGCCATCAAGACTTTGTGGCAGATATTTCAGCCTTGAGTCAGGAAAGATGTGTAACTGTCGGTTCTAGAGACAGAACAGCCATGCTTTGGAAGATTCCTGAAGAGTCTAAGTTAACTTTCAGAGGAGGAGATTcagaggaaaagaagaacaagttTGGAAATTTGAATTCTAAGGAGTCTGATAAATTGAGCTTTTACGCCGAGGGCTCATTAGATTGTATTTCTATGGTTGATGAGTCCCACTTTGTTACTGGGTCAGATAATGGTAATGTTTCATTTTGGGCCatcaacaagaagaagccaATTTTTGTAATTAGACAGGCGCATGGCCTGGAACCACGGATTCCATCTGGTGACGCATCAGGAGAGATAAATGAGCAAGCTGCAGAGTTTCAGGTCCCCAAGCGAAACCCTTACTGGGTCACCGCCATTCATTCATTACCACTTTCTGACGTGTTTTTCACTGGTTCCTGGAATGGGACTATTAGAGTGTGGAAGATCAACTCCAACTTACGGTCATTTGAGCTTTTGGGAGAACTCCCTAACGCCAACGGTGTTGTCACCAAGATAGACAGCTGCGAGTTTGACGGGAAGATTAGACTGTTTGCCACGTTATCCAAAGAGCATAGATTGGGTAGATGGATTAAAACGAAAGGAAGAAATGCATTATACAGCGCAGTTTTAGACCTACAAAACTTGAAGCGTCCAAAGAACAGTTAGTATAAGTTAACGGAGGTTAAAATTTGTAATCGATATTAATTCAGAAGTAACGGTatagaattgaaaaaagaaccaTTAATAAATATCTTTTGAATCGTAAGAatcaaactcaaaatcattTACAACAGTGCAATTGCAGCAATAGCAGCCAACCCTAAAGATGCACCAGATACTTGGTAAATGGCAGCACCATCCGTTGCTGAAGTAGAGGATGTTGTAGGGGCACCACTTTCActggaagaggaagaagacgaagaagaagatgatgtaATGGAACTTCTTCTAGTACTGGAAATGGTAGAACTGTTGTGGAAACTTGAAGTATTGGAGTAAAAGGAGGCAGTCGTAGTAACTGTTCTGTTCGTGGGCAGCGCACTCGTCGTATTGAGGTAGGGAGTTAGTGTAGACGAAACCACTGTGGAGTTAGCTGCAATTGTTGGTGAGGATGAGCTGACAGAAGGGGTCACAGTACTGTTAATAGCAATAGCGTAGTTGCGGAATAGCGTTTGGTGCGCAGCCTCAGAGGCTACAGAAGCTTCAGATGCAGCAGAAAGCTCCGAAGCTACAGAAGCAGCGGAGGCTTCAGAAGCAGCAGAAGCAGCAGAAGCCTCAGATGCAACACTGGCAGAGGAAACTGATAACAGTGAAGAGCTCTCCTCTGGAGACAATTGCGTTTCAGTAATAGTAATCGTAGTTTGCAAAGTGGTGGTTGCCTCAGCGGAAGCAGAGGCAGCGATAGCCAAAAGAGATGCGATATTGAGCAATTTCATGATGACACTTGATTGATTGTTcgttgaaaatgaaagacTAGGGTAGGTATGGAACAAGAATAAGTTGTTTACTAAAGAGAAAAGACCAAAGAAAGTTCAGGGTCAAGGCAAAATAAAATAGTAAACAAATTAGTCGAGCATGGATCGCTGGTTGCCATGGTTGTGTGGTAAATATTTTCACTTACCATCGCGACGTATTCACAGCCATGCAAAAATTGTCCAATCAATAACCGGAATTGCGTTTGGCAGAGCTAGAAACACGCTTTATAACTATTCAACCGCCACCAACTGCATAAACATACCTCAAACGATGCAAGATTTTTAGTAGTAGCCACGTCAGGTTATAGTCAGAAGATCCAAGCTAACCAATTCAAACAGGTTTATCTTAGAGGATCGGGAACAGACAGTGGGTGTAATCATAGAGCTTATAAAGAAAGGGCTTTGACGGGACCACAGGCCCAGCCTGTGAATAGGTCCCCTATATGAACTGAACTTCCTGGATCTCATTCGCAGCAAACGTCTTTGGGCAATATGGGCACTTGATAGAGgagtttctcttctttagTTTCGCTAAAGAGTCTTTACTTATCAGATGTCGGCAGCCTAGGGCCATTGGTGAATTTTGAGGcgttgtttcttctttgctgACTGGACAAATGAATATTGAGTGGAATTGTAgagattttggaagctCAACTTCAAATGGAAGTTCATTCTCTGAGGTCCAATCCAGCTTCTcattcttcatcttcgagATCTTGTTGAACTTAACAAAATTTGGAATCGCAATATAGCTCGCTTGAAGTGTGTTGAAAATAGGAGATTCTGAGGAGAGCCCCACGAATGAACAGAAATCTCTGGACAGCTGCgtgaaaagtttctggTAGGGAGAACTTGTCAAGTCTATTGAATCCAAATACGGATTTTCTGGCTCATTGGGAGTAAATATAGTGGATGACATTAACTTTGATATCACGTCCAAGTGAGTATTTCCAAAGTGAGGAAAATTGATCTTCGCATACTCATAGGCAGGATAAGGGGATGAAGGATTCTTCTTGTAAATATCGATGAACTTTAGTTTATGCAGATTGAACTGTAAATCTGATCCtattctttgaagattgtGTTTATTGACATTGGCCCATGCAATTGCTTTTTCCAATCGGTGATGAACTGTCAAATCTTCAGAtatttcttccaattcaTGAAACTTGTTGAGTAGCTGATCAGGCACCTGAATGTTATCCATTTTTGCAATGGTATTGGCAGCTTCGAAATCCCCAATTCGTAACAAATGCATTATTAGTGCTCTATCGACTAACTGTCTACATCTTGTGCTTTCCAATGGAATACGATGTCTGTAAACTTCACTCAAGTCAAAATTAAACACTTTATCGATACTCTTCTGATACTTTTTGATAACGGTATTGAGGGATTTCTCATGTTTCAATGACTGATTTGCCCAATAGTTAATCTTTATCTGCACATCTTGTACTTTCAAGTCGTCAGTGTCCTGATTCAATTGttcttgtttctgtttcaaataGCTCAGTAAGTCATTACTCTCTTTGATACACTTTTCTAGTGCCTTATTCTTTCCAAGGCGTTCAACTTCTTCCTGGACTATGTTCATCGATGATCAGTTAAAATAAGCAAGGCCCGTTTAATTGCCGGAACGTCAAGTTTGAGATAATCTTTGTTCGCGCAGTATTCTACCTATATTTAGGGGTTGACTAACAGACAGATGCCATTTGCTCCCAAGGGGGAAACTCGTATATAGGATCAGGATGGTGAACGTATGAGATAGAAGGCCTCACCGAATGACGAAAACTGAACTAGGCTTTCGTTATCTAATTTCAAGTCTTGCATTGTGTCTCTTGACTTCTAGTAACCCTGAACTGCACTACTCAAAAATGGATAAGGACCCAGGTTCCTACAATAGCAGCATTAAGCTTGTTCCAAACCCCCAACTCATGAAAACCCCTCTTATCACCCTCCCcttgaaaaagacaaagGATGACACTGATTGGAAAAGTGCTTTGGACAGCCACATAAAACTGGCTTATGGAGCCAACCACGAGTTTTccaatgaaattgacaCCTTTTCCGCAATCAGATCTGACATACATAACCTCAAACCAGATGTACTAGGCCGGGACATCCTGTACAAGTATTATGGACAACTAGAGCTATTGGGACTTCGAATTCCAATAAAGCACCTCAATGTTTCTTTCACATGGTATGATGCTTTTAAAACTTCTAGTAAAGTTAAACAGCATTCAACTGCGTTTGAAAAAGCCTCTGTTCTCTTTAACTTGGCAGCCACATTTTCAGAGCTTGGAAAATCCAGTCTTTCAGAAGGCAACTTCAAGGCAAGTTATaccaattttcaatatAGCGCCGGTATATTGCAATTTATTGCAGAGAATTTCTTGCATGCTCCTTCAGGTGATCTAGATCCCGAAGTTGTAACAACATTCCAAAAAGTTATGATAGCCCAAGCGCAAGAAATCTTTCTACTCAAAATGTTCGATGACGACTCTGCTAATGTAAAACATTCATTGGCTGCTAAATTAGCCAAAGCTGCTTCAAATATGTACGAGTCTATCACTGAACCTTTGAAGGGATTCCTTTCTAAAGGTGTCCCAATTACTTTCTCTCAGTTGACTGCATACAAAGCTATTTACTACGATGCGCTAGCTCATTATCACAATGCCCTGCATAATAAAGCCACTTCAAAGTATGGTGCTGCCATTGctgatttgaaagaggcTGAGTCCCAGCTGAAGGAATGTGAAAACACTTTCTTGCCGTCTGACTTCAAGCAAATCGGTGATTTCCAGTCCGAACTATCCGAACTAATTAAGATTGAGTTaccttcaattgaaaaagacaacGAGTTTGTTTTCAACGATCATGTTCCTTCCACAGCCCCAATAATTAAACCTCTGGAAGGTGCCAGACCAATATCCTTAGCCGATCAAGATTTTTCGGCTACGGTAGgaaaagatctttttgaaaagatcattCCTATGTCGGTTCACGAACAAAGTTCTTTGTATTCGGAGATGCAGGCCCAACTTTTGAGAGAGGAAGGGTCAAACGTGGAGCTGTTAGATGAAGAACTCTCGTCACTCATGTCATACTTGAACCTTCCGAAATCTATACTAGAATTAAAGGAGTTGTTAGAAATAAAACCGGATGAGCTTCGTCTAGACTTTAGCGACTCAACTCAAGAGTTGGATCCCAGAATTCTGAGTGCTGCACTGGAGATTCAAGACTCGTCCTACGTCACTGAAGCCCAAGCTGTTAGAAGAATAAAAGAAGAGTTATTAAGCAAACTCAACAATACGCAGAATCTacttttgaatgaagaacGCAACTATAGCGAGAACAAATTGAGATATGGCGCTAAGTGGACACAGCAGCCATCTACCATGTTGAATTCCTCCTACAAACAGAACTTGACCAGGACTAGAAAATCATTGGAAGATGCGTCATTGTCAGATAAGAAACTTGAATCAATGATTAGCCCTTACCAATATGTACTTAATATCCTATCAGGTGGGCCTCACTCTTCAGAGCTTAGAAATGCTTTCAACCCTTCATT
This is a stretch of genomic DNA from Komagataella phaffii GS115 chromosome 3, complete sequence. It encodes these proteins:
- a CDS encoding Protein involved in pre-rRNA processing; the protein is MAKDPFLSDGSRKRKRTNPPTSNVNRISKTQNKNQTERADEDITSESETENLSSDGEVKEEQSSESEDEEDFAETAADKRRRLAKQYLENLQAEQESYEFDAQDLDNDILARRLQMDVNENKGTLYKFIADKLLVRDCKPTISRVGSKGMTCVSASYPFCYTTSKDMELSKWKIDDFNKKPQKVKYVKGGVKYRNLNKEQHLNGHCGEVLTCSASSNGKYVVTGGRDQRLIVWSTEALSPLRVWEIRNRNGVIFSTVFRKQSDQLYAACGDLKVRTYGVAQMSQLETLYGHQDFVADISALSQERCVTVGSRDRTAMLWKIPEESKLTFRGGDSEEKKNKFGNLNSKESDKLSFYAEGSLDCISMVDESHFVTGSDNGNVSFWAINKKKPIFVIRQAHGLEPRIPSGDASGEINEQAAEFQVPKRNPYWVTAIHSLPLSDVFFTGSWNGTIRVWKINSNLRSFELLGELPNANGVVTKIDSCEFDGKIRLFATLSKEHRLGRWIKTKGRNALYSAVLDLQNLKRPKNS
- a CDS encoding Cytosolic protein required for sporulation, whose product is MNIVQEEVERLGKNKALEKCIKESNDLLSYLKQKQEQLNQDTDDLKVQDVQIKINYWANQSLKHEKSLNTVIKKYQKSIDKVFNFDLSEVYRHRIPLESTRCRQLVDRALIMHLLRIGDFEAANTIAKMDNIQVPDQLLNKFHELEEISEDLTVHHRLEKAIAWANVNKHNLQRIGSDLQFNLHKLKFIDIYKKNPSSPYPAYEYAKINFPHFGNTHLDVISKLMSSTIFTPNEPENPYLDSIDLTSSPYQKLFTQLSRDFCSFVGLSSESPIFNTLQASYIAIPNFVKFNKISKMKNEKLDWTSENELPFEVELPKSLQFHSIFICPVSKEETTPQNSPMALGCRHLISKDSLAKLKKRNSSIKCPYCPKTFAANEIQEVQFI